One Gimesia aquarii DNA segment encodes these proteins:
- the recG gene encoding ATP-dependent DNA helicase RecG, whose amino-acid sequence MSESPLETPVQFLNGVGPERAELLHRIGIQTVEDLLWHLPRSVLDLTDVRPVNELEDDQVASVCGKVVDLDARTISRGRTITSILLDCGDGFLKGTWFNQPWVIKRFFQGQLLMFSGKAKKRSGKWEMSHPQYQVLEEDLDNPQGLILPKYSLTEGLKMYQIRRLIRAVVDEYAHLIPDYLPEAFLQEQSLTPLSQAVIQMHKPQTMEEYHAGVHRLIYDDLLEFQLALAMRRRLWTCVDNAPLLKVTAKVDARIRRLFPYDLTDGQNQAIQEVSDDLGSGRAMHRMLQADVGAGKTAIAIYAMLSTIAGGYQAVLMAPTELLAVQHWETINEILKESRVKRCLLTGSLSASERKATLEQIESGEQQLIIGTQAVVQKDVKYHDLGLVIIDEQHKFGVMQRAHFTSDQNTPHMLVMTATPIPRSLCMTQFGELDISVVTELPPGRQPVITSRVSTNPQRKKAWDFLRAQIATGRQAYIVCPSIESGDEQNRRFSAEEVYRRLQKSELASVSIGLVHGQIDREERAEIMSQFHQGDIQVLVSTTVVEVGVDVPNATLMVILQADRFGLSQLHQLRGRVGRGVHQGNCFLFSYTESEDALKRLSAMEETNDGFKIAEADFQTRGPGDIFGTRQHGELPLRVADLRRDEAILHETREVALRLVEKGEFDQPRFAPLKVRVLERFGQLMDLGQSG is encoded by the coding sequence ATGAGCGAATCCCCTCTGGAAACTCCTGTTCAATTTCTTAATGGAGTAGGGCCAGAACGCGCCGAGTTACTGCACAGAATCGGGATTCAAACGGTTGAAGACCTGCTCTGGCATTTGCCACGCAGTGTACTCGACCTGACGGACGTTCGTCCCGTGAACGAACTGGAAGATGATCAGGTTGCATCGGTTTGTGGAAAAGTGGTCGACCTTGATGCCCGCACGATTTCCCGAGGCCGTACGATTACTTCAATCCTCCTGGATTGTGGCGACGGTTTTTTGAAGGGAACCTGGTTCAATCAACCCTGGGTGATCAAGCGTTTCTTCCAAGGTCAGTTATTGATGTTTTCTGGCAAAGCCAAAAAGCGTTCCGGAAAATGGGAGATGTCTCATCCTCAATATCAGGTATTGGAAGAAGATCTGGATAATCCTCAAGGCTTAATTTTACCCAAATACAGTCTGACCGAGGGACTCAAGATGTACCAGATCAGACGTCTGATCCGCGCGGTCGTCGATGAATACGCGCATCTGATCCCCGATTATTTACCGGAAGCGTTTTTGCAGGAACAATCACTGACTCCCCTGTCGCAAGCGGTGATTCAAATGCACAAACCTCAAACGATGGAAGAATATCATGCCGGCGTACATCGGCTGATCTATGATGATCTTTTAGAATTTCAGTTGGCACTGGCCATGCGCCGCCGACTCTGGACCTGTGTGGATAATGCACCACTCTTGAAGGTGACCGCCAAGGTCGATGCTCGAATCCGTCGGCTCTTTCCTTATGACTTAACAGACGGGCAAAACCAGGCGATTCAGGAAGTCAGCGACGATTTGGGATCGGGCCGGGCCATGCATCGCATGCTGCAGGCCGATGTGGGCGCGGGGAAAACGGCAATCGCGATTTACGCCATGCTGTCAACGATTGCCGGTGGTTATCAAGCGGTACTCATGGCACCGACTGAATTACTGGCTGTGCAGCACTGGGAGACGATCAACGAAATTTTAAAAGAGAGCCGCGTGAAACGCTGCCTGCTCACGGGCAGCTTATCAGCTTCAGAACGTAAAGCGACATTGGAACAGATTGAATCCGGTGAGCAGCAACTGATTATCGGCACGCAGGCCGTTGTGCAAAAAGATGTGAAGTATCACGATCTTGGACTGGTCATTATTGATGAGCAGCATAAGTTTGGCGTGATGCAACGCGCTCACTTTACGAGCGATCAAAATACGCCTCACATGCTGGTGATGACGGCGACACCGATTCCACGTAGCCTCTGCATGACTCAGTTTGGAGAACTGGATATCTCCGTCGTTACCGAGTTACCCCCCGGTCGGCAGCCAGTGATCACAAGTCGCGTTTCTACGAATCCGCAACGTAAAAAAGCATGGGACTTTTTACGAGCCCAAATTGCAACGGGCAGACAAGCTTATATTGTATGTCCGAGCATAGAATCGGGTGATGAACAAAATCGTCGTTTTAGTGCAGAAGAAGTTTATCGTAGACTTCAGAAAAGCGAACTCGCTTCGGTTTCAATCGGATTAGTACACGGTCAGATCGACCGTGAAGAACGTGCGGAAATTATGAGCCAGTTTCATCAGGGAGACATCCAGGTTCTGGTTTCCACAACGGTTGTCGAGGTGGGGGTTGATGTTCCTAACGCCACATTGATGGTGATTCTACAAGCTGACCGCTTTGGTTTATCGCAACTTCATCAACTACGAGGACGGGTCGGACGCGGGGTACATCAGGGAAACTGTTTTCTCTTTTCTTATACCGAAAGTGAGGATGCACTAAAACGACTTTCCGCGATGGAAGAGACAAACGATGGATTCAAGATCGCCGAAGCCGATTTTCAAACGCGTGGTCCCGGTGATATTTTTGGAACGAGACAGCATGGAGAATTGCCCTTACGTGTGGCTGACCTGCGTAGAGATGAGGCAATATTGCACGAAACGCGCGAAGTGGCTTTGCGTCTGGTAGAAAAAGGAGAATTCGACCAACCCCGATTTGCGCCATTAAAAGTTCGCGTACTGGAACGATTTGGCCAATTGATGGACCTGGGACAGAGTGGCTAA
- a CDS encoding LptF/LptG family permease — MFTTFDRYLLKRYFHVFIIGFMATYGLYMVFDGFTNIDEFQMAVKSDSSTSLLAVMIQHYLYQSSIFFDMISPILTVLSGVVVFSLMVRHGELNPVLSAGIPTYRLAIPLAFATITVNCFVVANQELLIPKIADKVQANRGDASNSLQFVEPVYDFSTRIMINGLELSLTEQKMSNAEFVLSKPTVHDFVTLKAKTAFYFAKTPDSPGGWLLKNASPKYDDLEIAEFAKEMILPGEDPNDVFVVSDVGCDQLCNRNSSSLISTPELIARINNPSFSDLSIRKQTMDLHSRLTSPLMNLIAVMVSIPFVLRKESRSQILNIAICSCVMGGLFAISQCFFYLGSSRMITPDQAAWFPVITSGTLAAWFSNRVWT; from the coding sequence GTGTTCACAACCTTCGACCGTTATTTGCTAAAACGATATTTCCATGTCTTCATTATTGGTTTCATGGCGACCTATGGTTTGTATATGGTCTTTGATGGATTCACCAATATTGATGAATTTCAAATGGCCGTAAAAAGTGATTCGTCGACCAGCTTGCTCGCGGTGATGATTCAGCACTACTTGTATCAATCCAGCATTTTCTTTGATATGATCAGTCCAATCCTAACTGTGCTTTCTGGTGTTGTTGTCTTTTCTTTAATGGTTCGTCACGGCGAACTCAACCCCGTTCTTTCAGCAGGTATTCCTACATACCGACTGGCAATTCCATTAGCATTCGCCACAATCACAGTCAACTGTTTTGTCGTCGCAAACCAGGAGCTTTTAATCCCGAAGATTGCCGATAAAGTTCAAGCTAATCGTGGTGATGCAAGTAATAGTCTTCAATTTGTGGAACCCGTTTATGATTTCAGTACAAGGATTATGATTAACGGGCTGGAGCTCTCCCTCACAGAACAGAAAATGTCCAACGCAGAATTCGTGCTCTCCAAACCTACCGTACATGATTTTGTAACACTTAAAGCGAAAACCGCTTTCTATTTTGCAAAAACACCAGATTCCCCGGGAGGCTGGTTACTCAAAAATGCCTCACCAAAGTATGATGATCTGGAAATTGCAGAATTCGCAAAAGAAATGATTCTTCCCGGAGAAGATCCAAACGATGTTTTTGTTGTGTCTGATGTCGGCTGCGATCAACTATGCAATCGGAATTCCAGTTCGTTGATCTCAACCCCTGAGTTAATCGCGAGAATCAATAACCCGTCCTTTAGTGATCTCTCCATCCGAAAACAGACGATGGATTTGCATTCTCGGTTAACCAGCCCTCTTATGAATCTGATTGCCGTGATGGTTTCGATTCCGTTTGTGCTTCGCAAAGAGAGTCGTAGTCAGATTTTGAATATCGCTATTTGTTCGTGTGTCATGGGCGGACTGTTTGCCATTTCTCAATGCTTTTTTTATCTGGGAAGTTCCAGGATGATCACACCAGATCAAGCTGCCTGGTTTCCTGTGATTACAAGTGGAACGCTCGCCGCCTGGTTTTCGAATCGTGTGTGGACTTAG
- a CDS encoding TraR/DksA family transcriptional regulator, which translates to MVRKDAIVKLHKQLLNRRDVLKKLVSGSSEGSSASRAIVEDSGDAAIRETRQGLESHLAEIESQELVQIRRAISLIQEGRYGHCEACNKNIPIARLKAVPYTMFCVDCAQKRESMGLPSNDVGSDWENAYEFEGRLNDQDVRIHDLDMEK; encoded by the coding sequence GTGGTACGAAAAGACGCAATAGTCAAGTTGCATAAGCAACTGTTAAATAGACGAGATGTACTCAAAAAACTAGTGTCTGGTAGTTCAGAGGGCTCCTCTGCCAGCCGTGCGATTGTAGAAGACAGCGGCGATGCGGCGATTCGCGAAACCCGTCAGGGGTTAGAGTCTCACTTAGCAGAAATTGAGTCGCAAGAATTAGTGCAGATTCGTCGCGCAATTTCACTGATTCAAGAAGGGCGCTACGGTCATTGCGAGGCCTGTAACAAAAATATCCCCATTGCTCGACTTAAGGCAGTTCCGTATACCATGTTTTGCGTCGATTGTGCGCAAAAGCGCGAATCAATGGGCTTACCCAGTAATGATGTTGGTAGCGATTGGGAGAATGCCTACGAATTTGAAGGTCGGCTTAACGATCAAGATGTCAGAATCCATGATTTGGATATGGAAAAATAA
- a CDS encoding trypsin-like peptidase domain-containing protein, translated as MKNRYTLVFVLAFTLSASLWSTWFESPLNSKHLEAKVPAQGIARQQISTSVPLSSLHEGSKHLAKIAKLATPSVVHIQCERQTPRGAVEETGSGVIVRGEETSGLFIVTNRHVVRGSNGRSISIQLHDGRIIHPLRKWEDKDTDLAVLKVNASGLSPADWGDSDNLDIGHMVLAMGSPFGLSESVTLGIISAKGRRSLQLGSGSEVLNQNFLQTDAAINPGNSGGPLIDLEGKIIGINTAIASNSGGNDGIGFSIPSKLVRHVFNQLVKYGQVYRAYLGVQLDPEFSIATANRLKMDRVRGARVVKVISNTPASRANLKYDDIILSFAGIDVLDQNHLINLVSLTPIDKRANVVLLRNGRKINVMVELANRKILDELERKQKRESEQSSIRIGPAAEPTSFQRIKNDNDQAEVTGLQLYTMNRELAIQLGFETSQSGLLVMDVAQKSPLYGVVNLYDVIEEVAGTPVHNLSEFQQVLKQNRALNSLILKVSNGKKGNPHHQLVVWQRNQ; from the coding sequence ATGAAAAATCGATACACGCTCGTTTTCGTGCTTGCGTTTACTCTCTCTGCTTCATTGTGGAGCACCTGGTTTGAGTCTCCCTTAAACTCAAAACATCTGGAAGCAAAGGTTCCTGCACAGGGAATCGCTCGACAGCAGATTTCGACTTCTGTCCCTCTTTCATCGCTACACGAAGGCAGTAAGCATCTCGCGAAGATTGCGAAACTGGCAACTCCGAGTGTTGTTCATATTCAATGTGAACGACAAACGCCACGTGGTGCGGTCGAAGAAACCGGCTCAGGTGTTATCGTACGAGGCGAAGAAACTTCCGGTTTGTTTATCGTCACGAATCGACATGTCGTCCGAGGTTCAAATGGGCGGTCCATTTCGATTCAATTGCACGATGGGCGGATCATTCACCCGCTCCGTAAATGGGAAGACAAAGATACTGACCTCGCCGTATTAAAGGTAAACGCGAGTGGTCTTTCGCCCGCAGATTGGGGAGACAGTGATAACCTGGATATCGGACATATGGTATTGGCGATGGGAAGTCCTTTTGGTTTAAGTGAGTCAGTCACTTTGGGAATCATCAGTGCGAAAGGTCGTCGCTCTCTCCAGCTGGGCAGCGGTTCCGAAGTTCTTAACCAAAACTTTTTGCAAACAGACGCTGCCATCAATCCTGGAAATAGTGGAGGCCCTTTAATCGACCTTGAGGGGAAAATCATCGGCATCAATACAGCGATTGCATCTAACAGTGGGGGCAATGATGGTATTGGTTTCAGTATCCCCAGTAAACTTGTGCGTCATGTATTCAATCAGCTTGTCAAGTATGGGCAAGTCTATCGCGCTTACCTGGGAGTTCAACTTGATCCAGAATTTAGCATCGCGACCGCGAATCGATTGAAAATGGACCGCGTACGTGGTGCCCGTGTTGTGAAAGTCATTTCAAATACCCCCGCTTCCCGAGCCAATTTGAAATACGATGATATCATTCTCAGCTTTGCCGGAATCGATGTCCTGGATCAAAATCACTTGATCAATTTAGTGAGTCTGACACCAATTGATAAACGTGCTAATGTTGTGCTGCTCAGGAATGGCCGAAAAATCAATGTCATGGTGGAATTGGCTAATCGAAAAATTCTGGATGAATTGGAACGGAAGCAGAAAAGAGAGTCTGAACAGTCTTCGATTCGAATTGGACCAGCTGCAGAACCCACCAGCTTTCAGCGTATCAAGAACGATAACGATCAAGCAGAGGTGACAGGCTTACAACTCTATACCATGAATAGAGAGCTTGCGATTCAACTGGGATTTGAAACATCGCAATCAGGATTACTCGTGATGGATGTGGCTCAAAAAAGCCCGCTGTACGGAGTTGTCAACCTGTACGATGTGATTGAAGAAGTAGCGGGTACTCCGGTACACAATCTGAGTGAGTTCCAACAAGTTCTCAAACAGAACCGGGCACTTAATTCTCTAATACTGAAAGTATCCAATGGGAAAAAAGGGAATCCACATCATCAATTAGTGGTCTGGCAGAGAAATCAGTAG
- a CDS encoding DUF11 domain-containing protein, translating to MRRGKKMLAIFSTMVMSASIAAADDRIFESKSPFDAIPPSKSSNQFFSNQNDKVKSSEGRITISRPNQKSTTTKQLSPSKQSAKAKLSKVPNYYKELFGQERPYRRLEDKKLTPQSNRSTFQQVGHAESAAKQNKYRFEEFSSQQADQKKIVHAEFQRGNNQSRNGRIQQVSAGPKNNQQFRLPTDFNQTNSQKPNVTIPRIPNRKGSEKKHQLTFGNPQTKDNSTRPTGITISAPIQNRSVIQRTPEPVGVSSKVSTSKVSHKWTKKTEINVGQECKFELEIKNEGQQTASDVLVEVFFPVSVRLTNAVPQPTSSRDHLEWKFGSLKAGETKIIQISMIPSQRGAISASANVRFTNSSSESFTVAEPLLQVAVKGPTNVMIGEPASQSVTISNPGTGTLHNVILEAEIPPGLEHVTAEFLQMQVGSLNPGETRTIRLALAAVQGGEQTVRVRAKAEGGLTQSTQARVNVIAPKVQVAIDGPGLRYKGRNAQYVITTINDGAAATNNVRVLHRVPDGFEFVSADHGGQFNPEDSTISWFLGRMEPGQSSNVKLKLKTKTIGNYVHHVRAVSEHNVKSDAQLQTRIEGTAQLVLEISDLDDPVEIGAETGYKLNVKNDGSKSASNVAISCELPPGVQLISATGPTQHIAENGVVVFKSLGDLAPGDSVEYQVIVRGTVEGNQRFRARLASDSIRDPLIFEELTRFYRD from the coding sequence ATGCGACGCGGAAAAAAGATGCTCGCGATATTTTCAACTATGGTAATGAGTGCGAGTATCGCTGCCGCCGATGACCGCATTTTCGAATCGAAGTCTCCCTTCGATGCGATTCCCCCATCAAAATCGTCAAACCAATTTTTCTCGAATCAGAATGATAAAGTGAAATCTTCTGAGGGAAGAATTACGATTTCTCGACCGAATCAGAAATCGACCACGACGAAACAGCTTTCACCTTCAAAGCAATCAGCGAAAGCCAAACTTTCCAAGGTTCCCAACTATTACAAGGAACTCTTCGGTCAGGAACGTCCTTATCGTCGATTGGAAGACAAGAAGCTGACACCACAGAGTAATCGCTCAACATTCCAGCAAGTTGGTCATGCTGAATCTGCTGCCAAACAGAACAAATATCGCTTTGAAGAATTTTCTTCTCAACAGGCTGACCAGAAAAAAATTGTGCATGCTGAATTTCAACGTGGCAATAATCAGTCCCGTAATGGTAGGATTCAACAGGTCAGTGCAGGTCCAAAAAATAATCAGCAATTTCGATTGCCTACTGATTTTAATCAGACAAATTCCCAAAAACCAAATGTTACGATTCCACGAATTCCGAACCGGAAAGGTAGTGAAAAGAAACATCAGTTAACATTTGGAAACCCTCAAACCAAGGACAATTCGACTCGGCCTACTGGAATTACGATTTCAGCGCCCATTCAAAATCGTAGCGTGATTCAAAGAACTCCAGAGCCTGTTGGTGTGTCTTCTAAAGTCTCTACCTCTAAAGTTTCTCACAAGTGGACTAAGAAGACTGAGATCAATGTCGGCCAGGAATGTAAGTTTGAACTTGAAATCAAGAATGAAGGCCAGCAAACTGCCAGCGATGTACTTGTGGAAGTCTTCTTCCCCGTTTCAGTCCGATTGACGAATGCTGTACCCCAACCAACTTCGAGTCGTGATCACCTGGAATGGAAGTTTGGATCGTTAAAAGCGGGTGAAACAAAAATCATCCAGATTTCTATGATTCCCAGCCAGCGTGGTGCAATCTCAGCGAGTGCCAATGTTCGGTTTACAAACTCATCATCTGAATCATTTACGGTTGCAGAGCCACTATTGCAAGTTGCTGTGAAAGGGCCAACAAATGTCATGATTGGAGAGCCTGCTTCTCAATCAGTGACAATTTCCAACCCAGGAACAGGAACCTTACATAATGTGATTCTGGAAGCAGAAATCCCACCAGGATTAGAGCATGTCACTGCTGAATTTTTACAAATGCAAGTCGGCTCTCTGAATCCTGGCGAGACTCGAACGATTCGCCTAGCTTTGGCTGCTGTGCAGGGTGGCGAGCAGACTGTACGAGTTCGTGCGAAAGCAGAAGGTGGTTTGACTCAATCCACTCAAGCACGTGTGAATGTCATTGCTCCCAAAGTACAAGTTGCCATTGATGGTCCCGGCCTTCGCTATAAAGGTCGCAATGCACAGTACGTCATTACGACTATCAATGACGGAGCCGCTGCGACAAACAATGTGAGAGTTTTACACAGAGTTCCTGATGGCTTTGAATTTGTCAGTGCCGATCATGGCGGGCAGTTTAATCCAGAAGACTCAACCATCAGCTGGTTCCTTGGTCGTATGGAGCCAGGTCAGTCTTCAAATGTGAAACTAAAGTTGAAAACTAAGACAATCGGTAACTACGTCCATCATGTTCGGGCTGTCTCTGAGCACAATGTCAAATCAGATGCTCAGCTACAAACTCGAATTGAAGGAACGGCACAACTTGTTCTGGAAATTTCCGATCTGGATGATCCCGTTGAAATTGGTGCTGAAACAGGTTACAAACTGAACGTCAAGAATGATGGTAGCAAATCTGCTTCGAACGTTGCGATCTCATGCGAACTTCCACCAGGAGTCCAATTGATCTCAGCAACCGGTCCTACACAGCATATCGCCGAAAATGGTGTTGTTGTCTTCAAATCTTTGGGAGACCTGGCACCGGGAGACTCGGTTGAGTATCAAGTGATCGTGCGAGGGACTGTCGAAGGGAATCAACGTTTCAGAGCACGTCTTGCCAGCGACTCCATTCGTGATCCACTCATCTTTGAAGAGTTGACTCGATTCTATCGAGACTAG
- a CDS encoding lipoyl(octanoyl) transferase LipB — protein sequence MKTHSSNSDLLQKQNRAIKIYMLGCVDFDSLLTLQKHALEEMHGQQTDQAVVFVCEHPPIITVGREGSRSQLTRYYQEFQSGQIDVRWLNRGGGALMHAPGQLAVYPLFPLNQLGICVHDYQSGVKQAIIDMAAEQRVEAETQPETTGIFSRCGQFASVGAAIQSWISYYGFYINVSPDMKLLRLIDSNQYDHRLTSLSAILTREASMSSVRESIVRQLATKFGYQETHFFTKHPLLHKVKKNVYVHA from the coding sequence ATGAAAACTCATTCTTCTAATTCTGATCTTTTGCAAAAACAAAACCGGGCGATCAAAATATACATGCTGGGGTGTGTCGATTTTGATTCTCTGTTGACCTTGCAAAAGCACGCCTTAGAGGAAATGCATGGGCAACAAACAGACCAGGCAGTCGTCTTTGTCTGTGAACATCCTCCGATCATCACAGTGGGGCGAGAGGGAAGCCGTAGCCAGTTAACAAGATACTATCAGGAGTTTCAATCGGGGCAGATTGACGTTCGCTGGCTCAATCGGGGGGGAGGAGCCCTGATGCATGCACCAGGACAATTGGCCGTTTACCCCTTATTCCCTCTGAACCAACTTGGAATATGTGTTCACGATTACCAGAGCGGAGTGAAACAAGCAATCATTGATATGGCAGCAGAACAACGAGTCGAAGCAGAAACCCAACCGGAAACGACCGGAATTTTTAGCCGTTGTGGGCAGTTTGCCAGCGTGGGGGCTGCGATTCAATCTTGGATTTCTTACTATGGTTTCTACATCAATGTTTCACCGGATATGAAATTACTACGCTTGATTGATTCCAATCAGTATGATCACAGGCTTACATCGCTGTCTGCAATTCTCACGCGGGAAGCCAGTATGAGTTCTGTCCGCGAAAGTATTGTGAGACAGCTTGCGACGAAATTTGGATATCAGGAAACCCACTTTTTTACAAAACACCCCTTATTACATAAAGTGAAGAAAAACGTTTATGTCCACGCTTAA
- the lipA gene encoding lipoyl synthase: MSTLNILSDPQPAPRQRLPKWLKRPLPKPGMSYTSHVIDDLNLVTVCESAKCPNRTECWSHKTATLMILGNVCTRPCGFCSIAKGKTETVQIDEPERVAEAAERLGLKHVVITSVTRDDLPDGGADHFYKCILAVRERTGADIEVLTPDFRGDRKAIHRVIEARPDVFNHNTETVPRLYHRVRRNAVYQRTLDLLIQVKETDPSIATKSGLMLGLGETREEVLEVCADLRAAGCDMITIGQYLQPTPENLPVERFLPPEEFDEVGDQVRAMGFKLVASGPFVRSSYNAGEMAAVLGTDS, encoded by the coding sequence ATGTCCACGCTTAATATATTGTCAGACCCTCAACCTGCCCCAAGACAGCGACTCCCCAAATGGCTGAAAAGACCTCTTCCCAAACCGGGTATGTCATATACAAGTCATGTGATTGATGATTTAAATCTTGTTACCGTTTGTGAAAGTGCAAAGTGTCCTAATCGAACGGAATGCTGGTCCCACAAAACGGCGACGCTGATGATTCTGGGAAATGTCTGCACGCGGCCTTGTGGATTCTGTTCTATCGCAAAGGGAAAGACAGAAACAGTTCAAATTGATGAGCCTGAACGTGTCGCTGAAGCAGCAGAGCGTTTGGGACTCAAGCATGTTGTGATTACTTCGGTCACTCGCGATGACCTACCCGACGGCGGAGCGGACCATTTTTATAAGTGTATCCTGGCTGTCCGCGAACGTACAGGAGCCGACATTGAGGTTTTAACACCGGATTTCCGAGGCGATCGTAAAGCGATCCATCGAGTCATTGAAGCACGCCCCGATGTCTTCAATCATAATACGGAAACGGTACCACGACTCTACCATCGAGTGCGACGGAATGCCGTATACCAGAGAACACTCGATTTATTGATTCAAGTCAAAGAAACAGATCCTTCGATTGCAACAAAAAGTGGTCTGATGCTGGGACTAGGAGAAACCAGGGAAGAAGTCCTGGAAGTCTGTGCTGATCTCCGGGCTGCAGGCTGTGATATGATCACCATTGGTCAATATCTGCAACCGACTCCCGAGAATTTACCAGTTGAACGATTTCTCCCACCTGAAGAATTTGATGAGGTAGGAGATCAAGTTCGAGCCATGGGTTTCAAGCTGGTAGCCAGCGGTCCCTTTGTGCGTTCCAGTTACAACGCAGGCGAAATGGCTGCGGTTCTGGGAACTGATTCCTGA
- a CDS encoding lipoyl domain-containing protein encodes MATPILVPHLGSADQKLKVSLWLSRVGEQVLAGDRVVELLIPGITFDVESPCSGTIISCDCQPGAEVCEGSVLGWIDEMKPDPSAELE; translated from the coding sequence ATGGCGACACCAATTCTTGTTCCTCATCTGGGTAGTGCAGACCAAAAATTGAAAGTCAGTTTGTGGTTGAGTCGAGTCGGGGAACAAGTTCTGGCGGGAGATCGTGTCGTCGAACTGCTGATACCAGGTATTACATTTGACGTCGAATCCCCCTGCTCTGGAACCATTATTTCCTGTGATTGTCAACCCGGTGCAGAAGTTTGTGAAGGAAGTGTGTTAGGCTGGATCGATGAAATGAAACCCGATCCATCAGCAGAACTGGAATAG
- the holB gene encoding DNA polymerase III subunit delta', with translation MIANQIRGHQLILEMLDRSLSRSRLPHALLFVGDAGIGKKRVAQHLAQCLFCQQTPVDQLVCCNECNSCKQMAAGTHPDLISVECPPDKAVLPLSLIIGKDEQRGREGICYEMSLRPMLGDRRIAIIDDADKMNAESANALLKTLEEPSANYLMILIANELDAILPTIRSRCQSIRFGHLSDDDVAELLIEQQLVDFDDRATQVARLAEGSLSTARQLLDESLEELRVNITRQLIKKPFQPQVFAQSVIQAIDDIGGETATQRKTAKWIIKFCADFYHQAIQYAANYDLESHSEQIRQFVAGFSDEAEERIEKIGNLLDRMILTEEQISQNATITLCIESLSEDLRKIQKS, from the coding sequence ATGATAGCCAATCAAATACGTGGCCATCAGCTGATTCTTGAAATGCTCGATCGCAGCTTGTCACGAAGCCGGCTGCCTCACGCCCTGTTATTTGTGGGAGATGCTGGCATTGGGAAAAAACGAGTGGCTCAACATCTTGCCCAATGTCTCTTTTGCCAACAAACTCCGGTCGATCAATTAGTCTGTTGCAATGAGTGCAATTCATGTAAGCAAATGGCCGCTGGTACTCATCCAGACTTAATCAGTGTCGAATGTCCTCCCGATAAAGCCGTTCTCCCGTTAAGCCTGATCATCGGCAAGGACGAACAGCGCGGGCGAGAAGGTATTTGCTATGAAATGTCACTACGTCCTATGCTGGGAGATCGACGAATCGCGATCATCGACGATGCAGATAAAATGAATGCAGAGAGCGCTAACGCCTTGCTCAAGACACTTGAGGAACCCTCTGCAAATTATTTAATGATTTTGATCGCGAACGAACTGGATGCGATATTGCCCACCATTCGTTCTCGCTGTCAATCAATTCGGTTCGGACATTTGTCGGATGACGATGTAGCAGAACTATTAATCGAACAGCAATTAGTTGATTTTGATGATCGGGCAACCCAAGTGGCACGATTAGCTGAGGGATCCTTGAGCACTGCCAGACAATTACTGGATGAAAGCTTAGAGGAACTTCGCGTCAACATTACACGACAACTGATCAAAAAACCGTTTCAGCCACAAGTCTTCGCTCAATCCGTGATACAGGCCATTGACGACATCGGAGGTGAAACAGCGACGCAACGGAAAACGGCCAAATGGATCATTAAATTTTGTGCTGATTTTTATCATCAGGCAATCCAGTACGCAGCCAACTACGACTTGGAATCTCACTCGGAGCAAATTAGACAATTTGTCGCTGGTTTTTCAGATGAAGCCGAAGAGCGGATCGAAAAAATTGGGAATTTGCTCGACCGCATGATTCTGACAGAAGAACAAATCAGCCAAAATGCAACAATCACTCTGTGTATCGAGAGCTTGAGTGAAGATCTGCGAAAGATTCAGAAATCATAA